A region of the Pseudarthrobacter oxydans genome:
CGAGGTTCGTTCCCGTACCGCCGCTCAGAAGGGCAGACACTGTCTTTCCATATGTTGCTGCGTCGTCTGCGAAGGTCAGCGTGACGTTCGAGACTGAGGTATTGGAGGAGTCCACATAGGCATAGGAGATTCCCGACAGGGTTGCGCCGCTGATGGTCTGCGTAACGGAACCACCCACAAACGTGCTCGAACCGGCAGTGTTGGTAAGACCGCCGCCAGTGAAGGCGGAACCGGCAGCTACGGCGAGACCGGCGACGGACAGGGCGGTGATGATCTTGGCGGATTTGCGCATGGTGATGTTTCTCTTTCGGTTTAGGGGTGGCCCGGCTGACCTGACTGGTCCCGTGGCTTTGCGTCCCCGGCTTCCGCCGGGTTTGCCTTTATCAGTGAACCGTTGTGAAGAAGAACTTTGCGGTTTGTTTGCACCGATAAAACGAAGGTAGCAAGCGAAAAAGCCATCATCCCGGTTCCTCGGACGGTCTTGCGGGAACCCTTGGGCCCTTCTATCCATTCATTGGAGTTATCGCGGAAAATCTGCGTTTCAGGCGGAAAACCTGCGCTAAGCAAGTTGACCTAAGGCAGGTCAACGTGTTTTCCACGTGCACAGCGGACGACGTCGATAGCCCGGATTAGGAACGCAGGCTGCGGCCAGTCGACTGAACAGTCCCATCCAAGGTGGTGATCGGCGGGGAAATGGTTGACAGGTCCAGCTCCGCGGTGCGCCGGGCGCCCAGCACGATCCGCACCGCATCGCAGCTGCAGGATGCCAATAGCCGCAAGTCATCCCCTGAACGGCAACGATCCTGCCCGATTCTGCCTACACTGGACGACGAATTGTAAGTGTGAGCCGGATTACTGGCAGGGGCCGTGGAGCAAGTGGCAGCCAGGATGCCGGCACCGAACCCGTCCGCTGGACGAGATCGACCGCAGGATCATTGCCGAGCTGACCCGGGATGGCCGGATGTCCGTCACCCAGGTGGCGGAGAACGTCCACATCTCCCGCGCGCCCGCGTATACACGGATTGGCAGGCTCGCCAGCGAAGGGGTGCTGTCCAAGTTCACGGCGCTGGTGGACCCGATCAAGGCTGGCCTCCGCTCATCCGCCTACGTGACCCTGAAGCTGAAGCAGGACGCCTGGCGCGAGCTGCGCGACCAGCTCGCCGTGATCCCCGAGGTGCACCACGTGGCCCTGGTGGGCGGCGACTTCGACGTGATCCTCCTGGTCCGCGCGGTGGACAACATCGACCTGCGGCGGGTCATCTTCGATCAGCTGCAGTCCATGCCCGGGGTGCTGAACACCCAGACGCTCTTGGTGTTTGGGGATCTGGATACCCGGTAGGTCAGTGGCGGGCTTTTGCCTTGATGAGTCCTGCGGCGAGGAGCCCCATGCCCGCGAGTGATGCCAGCATGCCGCCCAGCGCTACGGCGTATTCAGTGATCGTCATTTCCGTTGCCCCTCCCCTGCTTGTCCTGCCCCGATGCGCCCAAGCTACGCCCGGAAGCTCAGCATTGGCCGCAGGCACGGCGAGGGTTTGGTCAAGATTTGGGCACGACAGGAAGGACTGGGACGACGTCACTACTCAGGGGCAACAGCCCCTACTGGTACCCGTCCACGATTGCAGCGGCGATCTCTTTGTAGGCACGCCGGGTCTCAGGTTTGAGCACATCCAGGGTGACGAGGTCACCGTCGGCCACGCCGCGGTCGTGCGGGACGGCAATGAGCTCGCGGCAGATCCCGGCGAGGTGTTCCTCGATGGCGTCCTTGTCCACGCGGGGGGAGACTTCGTCCTTGTCCGTGATCACCACGATGGCGTTCCGGGCCAGCTCCTCGTAGCCGTGGCTGGCCAGCCAGTGCAGGGTGCTGCGGGCACGTTTGGCACCGCTCACTGCATAGCCTGCGGCGATCACCAGGTTGTCCGCTGACTGCAGGATCCCGCTCATGGCGTTGTGCGTCACGCCCGTGCCGCAGTCGGTCAGCGCCACGGAGTAGTAGCTGGAAATGAGTTTGCGGATCCGCAGGTACTCAGCCGCCGTGAGTGAATCCGAGACCTCCGGGTCCTGCTCCCCCGCGATCAGGTGCAGCCGGCCGGCGTGGTGCATGTACCGGGCCAGGGCTGTCAGCGAGTCGATGGAGTCGATGTTTTTCAGGAGGTCTGTAATGGTGCGCGGGCTGGACTGCTGGTAAATGCCCTCGCCCAGCGCGCGTTCCACCAGGTCTCCGGAGTCCGGGTTCGCATCGATGGCGCAGGGGGCGTCCCCGCGGTATTCGGCCAGCGTCAGGCCCACGCCCACGGTGG
Encoded here:
- a CDS encoding MinD/ParA family protein encodes the protein MPAVPPAPSSKPDAGESLTHRTSWAEAAAAADAAQPASAVPPPTRPPAAALTAAQDTLSSVAGAPAGEALPPPSAVPAETPAFRRVRPTVADSIAESPMPDFISSPGLFVKEQKPRPVGGIRGAIYSMTGGAWNLGPSARQRQEDELGRRIWRQLQGSYNTAILSLKGGIGKTSTTVGVGLTLAEYRGDAPCAIDANPDSGDLVERALGEGIYQQSSPRTITDLLKNIDSIDSLTALARYMHHAGRLHLIAGEQDPEVSDSLTAAEYLRIRKLISSYYSVALTDCGTGVTHNAMSGILQSADNLVIAAGYAVSGAKRARSTLHWLASHGYEELARNAIVVITDKDEVSPRVDKDAIEEHLAGICRELIAVPHDRGVADGDLVTLDVLKPETRRAYKEIAAAIVDGYQ
- a CDS encoding Lrp/AsnC ligand binding domain-containing protein; this translates as MSVTQVAENVHISRAPAYTRIGRLASEGVLSKFTALVDPIKAGLRSSAYVTLKLKQDAWRELRDQLAVIPEVHHVALVGGDFDVILLVRAVDNIDLRRVIFDQLQSMPGVLNTQTLLVFGDLDTR